TACATCAAGATGCTGTCATGCACTTGATGCGTGTTGCCGCTGGTTTAGATAGCCTCGTACTCGGAGAAGGTCAAATTCTGGCTCAGGTGAAGAATACTCACAAATTGGGACAGCAATACAACGGTATTAAAACGGTTTTGAATCGCTTATTTAAACAAGCCATTACAGCGGGTAAGCGGGTACGAACTGAAACCAGCATTGGCACTGGTGCAGTCTCTATCAGTTCTGCTGCTGTGGAGTTGGCGCAGATGAAATTGGCAAATTTAGCGGCATGTCGTGTGGTCATTCTGGGTGCTGGCAAAATGTCGCGGTTGCTCGTACAACACTTAGTATCTAAAGGCACTGAAAAAATTTGTATCTTAAATCGTTCTCTCGCACGGGCGGAGGAATTGGTCAAGCAGTTCCCCGAACAATCCATAAGAACGTGTCTGCTATCAGAAATGGTTTCAGTGATTGCCGAAAGTGATTTAGTGTTTACAAGTACATCAGCGACTGAGCCGATTATTGACCGCGCTAAATTGGAGATGGTTTTAGAACCTAGCCAAGCTTTGATGTTGATTGATATTTCTGTACCGCGCAATGTTCATGCCGATGTAAATGCACTGACAAACGTGCAGGCGTTTAATGTGGATGACTTAAAGGCAGTGGTCGCGCAAAACCAAGAGAGCCGCCGTAAAATGGCACAGGAAGCAGAGAAACTCTTAGAAGAGGAGGTGGAAGCTTTCGATGTTTGGTGGCGATCGCTCGAAACTGTCACGACTATTAGCTGTTTGCGGAACAAAGTTGAAACTATCCGCGAACAAGAACTAGAAAAAGCTTTGTCAAGATTGGGTTCAGAATTTGCCGAAAAACATCAAGAAGTTATCGAAGCCTTAACACGGGGAATTGTTAACAAAATTTTACATGACCCTATGGTACAACTGCGAGCTCAGCAAGATGTTGAGGCAAGACGTCACTGTATGCAGACTCTGCAAATGTTGTTTAACCTAGATGTAGGTGGTGAACAGTATAGTTAAACGGATTTTAGATTGGGGGTTGGTTGGTAGTTGGTAGTTGGTAGTTGTCAACCACTAACTACTATCTACTATCCACTAACAAGCAATTGTTATGTCACTCCGGTTAGGAAACCACATTTTTCGACCGCTTGTTT
The sequence above is a segment of the Mastigocladopsis repens PCC 10914 genome. Coding sequences within it:
- a CDS encoding glutamyl-tRNA reductase, which gives rise to MHIAVVGLSHKTAPVEVREKLSIPEPQTEGAIAHLLGYPHIEEVAILSTCNRLEIYVVTHETEQGIREVTQFLSEHSKLPVTSLRQHLFVLLHQDAVMHLMRVAAGLDSLVLGEGQILAQVKNTHKLGQQYNGIKTVLNRLFKQAITAGKRVRTETSIGTGAVSISSAAVELAQMKLANLAACRVVILGAGKMSRLLVQHLVSKGTEKICILNRSLARAEELVKQFPEQSIRTCLLSEMVSVIAESDLVFTSTSATEPIIDRAKLEMVLEPSQALMLIDISVPRNVHADVNALTNVQAFNVDDLKAVVAQNQESRRKMAQEAEKLLEEEVEAFDVWWRSLETVTTISCLRNKVETIREQELEKALSRLGSEFAEKHQEVIEALTRGIVNKILHDPMVQLRAQQDVEARRHCMQTLQMLFNLDVGGEQYS